From the genome of Heliangelus exortis chromosome 23, bHelExo1.hap1, whole genome shotgun sequence:
CTGTCCAGTACAAACCAGTAGAGACTGCTCTTATTATCAGTGCAATACTGGTACTCCCATGCTTGGGTAGAAGAAGGGCAGCATGGAAAAGCCCCCCACAGGCAAAAGGCACTTGGGTTGTAAGGAGCCACCTTCAGGGATTTCCCATATCTCCTCTTTCCCTGGGTGTTTATcccagcagggatgggctgTGTGTGGGCAGAAGGCAGGTCCCAAGGACACAGCATTTCTGTGACAGGGCTGGCAGTTCCCTAATGCTGTGAAAGGTCTGATGGGAAAGATCCATGTGTTTAGACACCATCTGAGCCAGGAAAATACCACCTAAAATGAGTGTCTCTGAAGCAGAGCCCTTGAGAGCAGCACTGATAATCTGAAATGAAACAGCTGAGCCTTATCTATCAGAAGTTCCATAAACAAAAAAGCTTCTCTATTTAATATTTAGTATTTGGCTATAGCATAAGGACATACTAACTAGCAAAGAGGTGACATATTTAATTGTCCTCATCTTCCTGGGGAGTTGCAGTAACATCCATAGTGCAAGAGGATGCAAGCTGGAAGTCCTTCCAAAGGGCTGGGCCTGCAGAAGTTCTGCAAGAAAAACCCAGGGAGTGCAGACAAACAAGTGCACCTGAAACCACCTCACTGCAGTCTTGAGGTAAAAGCAAACATTCTTGTGCCTTCAGTGCAATGTCTGGGGCCCAATGGTGATGCTGCTGTTGGTCACCCTGACCCCATACCACCCTGCCCAGAATTGGGTGTCTTGGCCTCCATGCTGAAAGGAGATGTAACGGACCCCAGCTGGGTAATTCTGGAAGGTGTGAGAcatctggagaaagaaaaaaaattcctcttagTCTGCCTAAATGTATCAGCACTGACCTAGCAGCTCAGACAACGATGGCATGCAAGTCTTGGTCTGAGGAAAAGCTCATTTTTAGGTCTCTTTTTCACTGGAAGTGCATTGCACCCCCtgttttggagggaaaaaacatcCTCTCATTCAGCCTTCTACCCTGAAATCCTCTCCAAGTCAAACATAACATTAAGCTTGGTTATTAGGAATGTTAGCAACAACATAATGGGGAGTCTGCAGCCCATCAAACCAGTTAAACACGCTCAGCAGTCTCAGAAAAGTAACACCTGCAGTACTTTATCATCCATGTAGTAGTGATAAACAAAGCTTTTCAGTCCAATAAAAACACAAACTGCTCTTGCCAAAGCCAGGAGCAATTAAAGAGACTGAGCTAAAATACCAGGGACACCTGGGGGGGGTCTCTTTGGAAACCCCTGGGCACTTAACAAAACCAACCTGTGCCTTTCCTGGCACTCCTGCTTcttcagcacaggcagcagcagggaccccCTGCCCCTGCGTATGGAGGAGGCTGAAGCTCCACGTGGGACTTGTGACAAAGGCCTTCAGGTGTCACAATACTGGTGAAAAACTGGTGTCCACAGGGCTGGTGCTTACCTCTCTCCACTTTGCATCACTCCACTGCTCTATCAGCACAGGCTCGGGGTGGAACTCCTCCAGGACCTGTTTCTTCTCAGAGAGCAGCCTCACGGTCAGCTCGTAGCGACAGCCACAGTCATACCTGGCAGCATACCTGGAGAGGCAGGGGGCAATCCATGAGCAGGGCTGCCTATGCAGCATTTACTGCCCTTTCACTGttcaaaaaaaaacagactCCAGGGGAATTCCTCTCATGGAAGATCCCTCTGTGCTTCTTGCTTCAAGCCACCTGCAAATTCCAGTAATGTGCTTTCTGTTTTAATGTGCATCTTTGCATTAGcactttttctgctctgtgaggAAGAGTTGCTGAATGTAAGtctccagagggaaaggaatGGCACCCCTGGAGCTACAAAGAAGTTCTAAAGCTTCCTGCTCTTCACAGCACTGCCACCCTCTTCCAGCCCACTGAATAGATGTAGTCTCTGCTTTACTCAGGAGCTACAGCTCCCAAAGGATAAAGAACCCATTTTATAGCATGGAAAAGCTCCAGAGGCCTCGCTTATCTTTAGGCCAATACCAGTTGTTTTCCATCCTTACACATACCAGTCCTTGACTACAATTTCAGGCCGTTTCTCATCCATCAGCTGATCCCAGTATCCTTCTTTCTTCAGACAGATACACTGAGACTTGAAGCAGGGCCTGCAACAGGAACAGTCACAGCTTTACAAAACACACCTCTCTTCCCTGTGCACATCCTTTCCccaacagctctgctctccccaaaGCTCACCCAGACCCTGAAGGCCCTTCCAGGCTGAGCCAGGGCTTTTTCCAGAGCAAGGAAGTGAACTTGAGCTTCATGCCCAGATGGAAGGGATCGTTACCTACAGGCTGGATCAAGAGGGCTCCCTGTGCTTGTGTAACACACGGGAAACTCAATGCAGGTAAAAGCTTCTGTTGACAGCTTTTATTACAGCACAACAAACACCCCTCCCACTCTTAAACCCTGTCAGGTGTGTCTGGTTTGCTTGCCAAACCTTAGCCCttgccaggagagcagcaggaatgcCATGGGGACTGTAAAGAAGTTCAAGGCAATCCCTGGCAGGGCCAGAGAAGTTTAGCACGTGCTGTGCTTAATTCTCTCTTTACACCAACTCCTGATTGAGCTCCTTCCTTCACCCACACCTGGACCTGTCCCACCCAGGGCTCAGTGCCCTGCCTCAGGCCTTCTAATCACAGACAGACAGGAGGATGCAGCTCCAGAATGCAGCTCTTACCCATATGAAGTGACAAAATATTTCCGTGCTTTGGGCTCTGGCAAGGCTGTTCCATGATCTCCAGGCAGCTCTTCAACCTTCCATTCATCTCCACCATTTTTATCAAGTTTCCAGTGCTGAAAGCTCTCTAAACACAAATGATAAAATGTCTTAGGGCCTCATTTCGTGTTCCAGCAGCAtctttgcttttgttaaaaaaaaaaaaaatcagctacaGAATGCTGGGAACCTACTCTGATgagcttttcagtttttccaacAGCTGAAAGTGACTCCTGGCTGTATGCAGCCATTCCTTTTAATGTGGCTGTCAGCAGCTGGGACAACAGGTGACCACAACAAACTCAATGATAATGTGGGATTACTGTAGTTATATTTATCAGGTCTCTGACAACAAAAATTCCCCTGAATTTTTCATCCTGAGGCCAACTCTTTCAGTGACTCTGGGGATTCTCCTGGTTGCACTAACTCCTCATTTTCTCCCCAGGGTAGTTTTGCTGCAGGTTGTggctctgccccagcagggatcataggatcatagaatgggctgggttggaagggacctctgggatcatcaagtccaacccttgctccactccccccgtggttcccagcccatggcactgagtgccacatccaggctctttggaaatatctccagggatggagaatccaccccttccctgggcagcccattccaatggctgatcaccctctccagaaagaaattctttctaatgtccaacctaaacctcccctggcacaacttgagacctcttgtgccctcttgtcttgctgagagttgcctgggaaaagagcccaacccccccctggctccaacctcctttcagggagttggagagagtgatgaggtctcccctgagcctcctcttctccagcctcaacacccccagctccctcagcccttcctcacaggaattctgctggatcccttcccagcctccttgctcttctctggacctgctccagcacctcaatctccttcctgagctgaggggcccagaactggacacaggactcaagctgtggcctccccagggctgagcacgggggcagaatcccttccctaGATCCACCAGCCTGGGCATCCCAGACCCGAGGGATGCAGGACACGGCCTCATCCCCACTGCTGGGGGGCTCTGCCAGGAGTAACGAAACCAACCTTCAGCGCAGGGGTTTTTGATCAAGTTTCTCTTCAGGTGGGAGAGCAGATAGAAGGTCTTCCAGTCGGAGATGCTTCTGTCCAAACTCTGGACGTAGAACCCCTCCCGCTGGCACTTGCGTTTCCAGAGGGTGTTGAGATCCACCACGTCCCGCCATTGCCGGCACACAGCCCGGCACCCGTGGATCAGGTCCCGGACCGGTACCTGCGACAGCAGCTCCACCAGGACATCTTCGGGGAGGTCCCCGATGGCTGTCGTCATCACGGACCGAGAGCCGGGGGGTGGCGgcctggagggaaaaaaccccgAGCACCGACAGCGCTGAGCTCCGGGAAATAAACCCAATTTTCACCATTACGGACAGAACCGCGCCTGCCCCTGATGTCCCCGTCCCCACCCGCTGTCCCaccggtccggtccggtccggcccggcccaACCTGCGCGTTCCGGACGCGGATGTGAAGCGAATGCGTCCCTTCCGCATCGGGCGGAGCGCGGGGCGGTGCTGAGCGGGATCGGGGCCGCCCCGTCCCGCAGCCCTTATCAGggcagcccggcccggcccggcccacaGCCTCAGAACCACACGCCCAGCAGGTAGGAGCGTTCGGTACCTCCGCCCCGGGGTGCGGGGATGCGGCGGGAGGCAGCGGTGCGGGGCAGCGTGCGGGAGCCCTGCGGGACGGGGGGAAGCGGAGCTGAGGGAGGGGAGCGGTGATGCTCCCGCAGCTGACAGAGggggtgaggaaggagaaatccctgcagcacaggaaaatctgcatgaatttgttttttcttaatttttttccggtaaaaatagattaaaagaTTCTAACCTTCGGAACTGTAGTTAAGGGTTGGAAAAGGGGTTAAAAAAGGGCAATGCTGCTGCCATAAAAGCCAGGGGGGTTTCAATGGCAGTTCCCACCTGCAGTGCAGACAGAGGGCACGGTACCTCTGCATCTGGACATCAGATTTAGgatcctctctcctccccccttACCCGATCTGGGACTGCCAGGCTACATGTCAGGGTATTCCACCTGCTTTATTCCTAAGTGCTTTCCTAGCCTTAAGGACTCATTCCCGAGGAgtttggcagcagcagtgcagttTGCTGCAGTCTTGGAACTTTCCCAGCTGAGATAAAAGCAGTGTCATGGTGCATCCCCCACGGGTCACCTGGGCTCAGCTCTTCTcgtccctgcagccccagaacTCAGGAGCTGTTGGGAGTCAGAACTAGCACAGGGAGGTGAAGCACAGGGAGGTGAAGCACAGGGAGGTGAAGCACAGGGAGGTGAAGCACAGGGAGGTGAAGCACAGGCTTCTGACACCAAAAGGAATATGGGGCGTTATCAGCTGAGTTATTTTCAGTCGTGCTCAGACCTCTGTTTTATCCGAGGCACATAACTAAGGAGATGAAGTGCCAGCCCCTTGAGGGAAAACCTTTCAGATGTGGAACAAACCACTGCAACTGGAGCTGGCAAGATGCTCAGCACTGATAGCTGGTactgctctgcagcacttgTTAGCAGCGATGCTCTTAAAGGCAGAGCAAacacccagctccctccctctgcagaaGGGGTCCTTGCTGAGAAGCAGAGCGCAGgttgatttttgcatttttttgatttttgcagcagcagagatttCCAGCAGGGCTGATTCTGGTCTGGGCAGCTGACAAACTCTGACCATTGCAGCTGCCAGTGACTTCCACTTTGGGGGTGGATTTAGCTAAAGGCTTCActtcaaacagaaaacactCATCTGTGCACATGCTTCAGGACATTAATTTAATAGGAAGCCAcccaccccccacaccccagACTTCCAGATaacatctttattttcccttcttccccatcCATCAGTGTTTGGCATCACcgaggggacacacacacccccccccccctatgTCTGCAGGGCCTCTGTGTCACCTTTCCTTTCacttctgctcctcagcagctccctccagcctggctgaaggATGGAGTCCCTCCCTGAGGCAGTGCTGATCCGAATCCTGGCCTCCATCCCTGCAGTGGATCTGGTGCTGGCGTGTCGCCTGGTCTGCTGCCAGTGGAAGAACCTGATCGATGGAGCTGCTCTCTGGGTCCTCAAGTGTCAGCAGGAAGGtctggctggagcagaggcagaggaagatgCAGAGAACTGGCAAAACTTCTACTTCCTgagcaagaaaaggaagaatctCATCCAGAACCCGTGCGGTGAAGGTGAGAGAGCAGCGTAACAAACCCTGTGATTCCATGGATTGAGGCATCCCTAGGAACTGGCTGCCTCCAGTCTTTGAAAAAACCCTCTCAGTTGCTGTCAGACCACAGCATTTTCCTCTTGCCCAAGAATCAGCTCACtgaatgcacacacacagtcaGATCATTTGAGAATCAGCCTTTGCGAAGGGCTTTACTTGACTTCCACTTTATATCAGCAGCTTCCTCCAACATCCAACCAATcaacatccatccatccatccatccatccatccatccatccatccatccaacatccatccaaccaaccaaccaacatccaaccaaccaaccaaccaacatccaaccaaccaaccaaccaacatccaaccaaccaaccaacatccaaccaaccaaccaacatccaaccaaccaaccaacatccaaccaaccaaccaacatcCATCCTACCAACCAACCTACCaacatccatccatccaaccaaccaaccaaccaaccaacatcCATCctaccaaccaaccaaccaaccaaccaacatccatccatccaaccaaccaacatccatccatccatccaaccaacatccatccatccatccatccaaccaaccaaccaacatccaaccaaccaaccaaccaacatcCATCCTACCAACCAACATCCAACCAACCAACATCCAACCAACCAACATCCATCCAACATCCTCCAACATCTGGCTCAGACCAGAAGAGCCCAGTGGTTAAAGCCATTCTAGAAAAACCACTTAGCAACTGAGAAAATTTACAAATCAGCCTCTCTCCCCCAGCTGTTCCCATGTAATAGTGAAAGTGCTAAAGCACTGTTCAGAATACCTAAAGAATTTCACTTGGATACTTCCATGTGCACATCACcacttgggggggggggatgttaGTTTGTTAATATTGAGTTCAGCCAGAATAAAAGTTTTTGTCTGACCCCTACACTTAGTAAACATCTCCACAGCCTCCACAGGAAGTTGGTGCTGTGGGACTTTTACCAGCCAGAGAAAGCTGCCAGGGGGAGGTGGTCAGGTTCCCCAGGCCCACACAAACCAAGTCTCATCCAAGTCTCTTTTCTGCCATTTGCAGAAGACTTGGAGCACTGGGGAGAGGTGGAGAATGGAGGTGATGGCTGGAAAATTGAAGAGCTTCCAGGGGACTTTGGAGAAGAATTCCCTAGTGAAGGTGTCCACAAATACTTTGTTACATCTTATGAGTAAGGCTGCTTTCTTCTCTTACCTGAGGAAAAGGGACATTTTTGGCTGCCCCAGTCCCAGGGGGGACCGTGATACCAATTCTTGTGTTTCAGGTGGTGTCGAAAGGCTCAGGTCATTGACCTGAGGGCTGAAGGCTACTGGGAGGAGCTGATGGATACAACCCAGCCTAAAGTTGTGGTAAAAGACTGGTGAGTGGCAAGGATGCCTCAGGAGACAGAGtcaagagagagaagggagggcaAAGATAAAACCTTAAAGGGAGGGCCTGGAAAGCTCAGCTGCCAGGATCCCctggatggggacagggggcaGGGCTGAGTCTTggcttccccagcagctcccagctttgAACTGGTGCGTGCAGCCTCGGAGAGCAGATTGCTGCTGGGAatgaggggaggggatgggttGGAGAAAGAACAAGGATGGATTTCCAGCTCAAAGCAAGACCTGATGAGCTGGGCGGAGCCTTCATTCAGGGAGGTGCAGTTGTGTGCAGAGCTCAGCCAGGTGAGGTTGGCAGCTGGGCTCTCCTTGCAGGTATGCAGGACGCAGGGATGCTGGGTGCCTCTATGAGCTCTGTGTGAAGCTGCTCTCAGAGAATGAGGATGTTCTGGCTGAGTACAAAAGTGAGACCATTACCATCCCCCAGGACAATGATGGCAGCTGGACAGAGGTGAGTGGCAGCTCTGGGCacctcgggggggggggggttgccCTCAGCCTGCATGAACCAGGAATCCTTccaagcagagaggagcagaagggttctcctgggggaggagaaggctctgTCGTGTTCTGTGGAGCCTCTCATTGACCAAAGGGATTATTCTGGGTGGTTGCCTTGTATAAAAAAATGTGCTAAGCCAGCACTGCAGGTGTAGGAtggaggtggcagctgggggAGGCATCCAAGCTCCTCCCAGTAACTCCCACTGGGAAATGGGAGCTGTTACCCAAGGGGGTGGGTGTGAGGCAGAAGGCTCTGTGCCCCAAGGGCAGGTTCCTGGTGGTTTTACCAACAAGCCCTTTGTCTCTCTCCTCCCAAAGATCTCCCACACCTTTTCCAATTACGGGCCCGGGGTCCGCTTTGTCCGCTTCGAGCACGGGGGCCAGGACAGCCTCTTCTGGAAGGGCTGGTATGGTGTCCGTGTCACCAACAGCACGGTGACAGTGGAGCCCTAGCCCTGCGTGCTGGAGCTGACTTCCCTCGGGGCATCCCGTGGCCTTGGGATGGTTTCTGCATGGTGCTGCTTCGGGGCTGTAGAGCATCCAACCTTCCTGCATCCCAACGCCTGTGCCAGGGGCCACAAGCCACCTTTCCTCAGGAGGACTCTGCAGAGAAGGTGACAGATTGGTGAGTGCACCCCGGGAGactctgcctggctgcttgcAGTGGTGTTAACCCCACGGACATGAGATCACCTCAAAATCCTGCAGACCCTACTCCTCTCCTGAGCCACcgagcccccagccccagctggaaCACTCCCCCTGCCCGTTTCCTGGCTTGGGCACCCCTTAACCTTAAGGGCTACATGGGGCATATTTTCTGGAAGGTCAAGAGtgtgaaaaaaggaagaaagaaaagcagagacttCGAACAGACAAGGAAACCCAGAGCCCTGTCCCATTCCTGTCACTGCTTCCATGACCTGCAGCCAGGACCTTGGCTTCTCCCATTTATAAACCACAGAAATCCTTGGTTGCCCCACAGGAGCTTGAGCTTGGCCACCAAGTGCTTTTCTGATCCCCAGTGTAATCTgtagtgatgatgatgatgcaaAGCAGTAGGAATTGGCTCCTTGTCCCTAACACTGTTCCCAGCCTCCATTTATTCAGAATTGATTCGATATTGGGAACCAAAACCTCTCTGGGGtttcctctggcttcctcagacAGACAGCAACTGCCTGGAGTTGCTGctagagagaggaggaggactTGGGAAAGGGGTTAGGAGGAAACTGGGGAGGGGGCCCAGGAACAAGTGGAAACAAATGGAAACAAAGCCCCTTCCTGCCCTCCCCATCCTTCAGTGCaagcagcccctgctcaggCTGTGTGCAGGCAGGAGAAATTCTTCACACAGAAAGCTGGTGGTGGCCCCACTGGAGCTTGGGACTCCCTGCCCACTGAGTGTGTGCAAAAAGCTCACATCTGCCCCATTCCATCCCACTAAATGTGTGCAAAAAGCTCACATCTGCCCCACTCCAACCCACTGTGTGTGCAAAAAGCACACATCTGCCCCACTCCATCCCACTAAATGTGTGCAAAAAGCTCACATTTGCCccactccatcctcctgacagcCAGCACTCTGCCTGTGCTCCCACGGGTGCCTCTTGGGACCACTCAGGGCCAGGAGCCACCATCCTGAACAGACACTGAAGCTTCCCTGAGCCTGTCCCCACTGCTCAGCCCCCTTGGAAAAGCATCTCCCTCACGAGCTGGTGTTGCACAGAGACAGGcacagattttggggcccctgTGTCtctctgggctgccagcacacagaTACTTGAATGCCACTTTGCATCAAAGTGCACCATCACGAGTGCAGTGTGCTGCTACTACCTGTGTACTACTACATTACTACTACCTGTAGCCAAAGGAGAGAGCTTCTGAGCTGGTCACTTTGTGCACATTTTGCTTCATTGGGCTTCCTGCACCACTGCACCTGGATGCCTGGGACACGCTGGCCTCCCAGCCACAGCTGTGCCAAGCCAGAGTCCAGGCAAACTGAATAAAATGACACAATTCTGTGTGGATCTTCTGTGTCTGCTGGGTGCTTGTGTCCCCTGCTTCATCCCAGAACCTGCAGCGAGTTCTCTGCAGaaccccagagcagagcaaaacGAAGCCCTGGCAGGGAAGCTCTGGTATTTATCTCCTGTCAAGTCTAATTGAGTTTTTCTATGTGAAACACCTATTATTGCCCACCCGAGGGGGGCTGTGGACAGATGGAGGAGTTTGCTTCCTCACCAGGCACTCGAGactggggatgggagggatgagggagaaaaaaaaaaaacaactccacCAAACTGTCTGACAATTCCCTGTTGCTTGCAGCCCAGCTGTTCCAGCCAGC
Proteins encoded in this window:
- the LOC139807011 gene encoding F-box only protein 6-like, which encodes MTTAIGDLPEDVLVELLSQVPVRDLIHGCRAVCRQWRDVVDLNTLWKRKCQREGFYVQSLDRSISDWKTFYLLSHLKRNLIKNPCAEESFQHWKLDKNGGDEWKVEELPGDHGTALPEPKARKYFVTSYGPCFKSQCICLKKEGYWDQLMDEKRPEIVVKDWYAARYDCGCRYELTVRLLSEKKQVLEEFHPEPVLIEQWSDAKWREMSHTFQNYPAGVRYISFQHGGQDTQFWAGWYGVRVTNSSITIGPQTLH
- the FBXO2 gene encoding F-box only protein 2, giving the protein MESLPEAVLIRILASIPAVDLVLACRLVCCQWKNLIDGAALWVLKCQQEGLAGAEAEEDAENWQNFYFLSKKRKNLIQNPCGEEDLEHWGEVENGGDGWKIEELPGDFGEEFPSEGVHKYFVTSYEWCRKAQVIDLRAEGYWEELMDTTQPKVVVKDWYAGRRDAGCLYELCVKLLSENEDVLAEYKSETITIPQDNDGSWTEISHTFSNYGPGVRFVRFEHGGQDSLFWKGWYGVRVTNSTVTVEP